From the Peptococcaceae bacterium 1198_IL3148 genome, the window CACCTTTTAGTTTTTGATTAGCCACATCTGCATAATCTACTACATCAAAGGAATATATCACATTTAGTTCATCCAATGCATTTGTAATTTGAAACAACCTGTGCTTATCTTTTTTAAATTTCACTGCTAAGTCAATATCCGAAGTTACTTTGTAATCACCCCTAGCCCGGGAGCCAA encodes:
- a CDS encoding nucleotidyltransferase domain-containing protein, with amino-acid sequence MAGNYGLSSKVLDQIITVFKGYSEFIEKVILFGSRARGDYKVTSDIDLAVKFKKDKHRLFQITNALDELNVIYSFDVVDYADVANQKLKGDIDKDGIVIFK